Genomic window (Nicotiana sylvestris chromosome 7, ASM39365v2, whole genome shotgun sequence):
TTATAGTTCTGCTTTGTGATTTATCTATGTGGAAAAGACTTGGTCGAAAATCCTTGTTTGAGTTTCCCATTTGTGGGAAATTTTGGTGGATCCTCCAATTTATTTTGGTAATGTGAGTAATTATCTGGAAAGGAAACAAACGATGTGTAGTTTTAGTCTTTTAGAAAATGATTCTTGGCTTCTCCTTCGACAAGAACTAGAAGTCTTGCTATGGCTTCTCCTTGGGCTGTTAGAATTGACATGGCGGGCTTGTTTCATTCTTAGTGCCATATTGCTATGGCTTCCTGGTGtgcataaaatgaaaaaaaaaattattttctacttCCAAATGTTTCCTTTAGGAACTCCATTGTAGCATAGGGAGTTTGCACAATGTATTGTAAAGGAATCCAATTCACATAGATAATATCATCAGATTTCTTAGTTTAAATATAAGATCATCTGTTGTAGATGGACACCATCTTTTGTTACTTTGTTTATCACAGTACTTGAAATATCTAAATACTCCTACCAAATATTTTGTTAATATAAGTTAATACTAGCAGATTCGATGTACATGTCAAGGAAAACCTGCACCATGGAACTTATGCTTGGTGAAATTCAGATATCATCTTGTCCAAATCAATCACTTAACTACTGTTTGACTGTTCATTTTGATACAAAAGTGAGTAGGTTCTAGGAATATGACATTTGGTTATTAAATTTTGTTGATGGAGAATGAGACAAATCTTCTTGTCGCTGGGACATATACTAAATATCAATTTTTAGTGATATTTCTTGTCTTTGTTTTACTAGATAATCATGGCATCTCAAATTGAAGAGAATCTACCAGCTTCATCTACTAATGCTATTTCCTTAGACGATGAGAGTCAAAGGCCTTCACAACCTGATGAAGTTGAACTGAAAAAAGGAGATATTCCCGAGCATGGGATCATTTCGAGCTAGTAAAGGTTAAGGGTGTTCCATATGGTGCTTGTAAATATTGCGATCGCCGGTATAAAAATTCTAGAAATTATGGGACAAAATCTATGTTATATCACATGCTTAAGTGTCCTAATAGGCCAAGAGATGCACAAAATGAGGGCGATACCGGTGGTGGTTATTTTGATCAAGATGTTTCACGTAAAAAACTTGCACATGCCATTATTTTACACGAGTATTCACTCTCTATAGTTGATCATGTGGGATTTAGGAACTTTGTTGCGAGTCTTCAACCTATGTTTAAGATGGTTTCCAGAAATACAATCAAGAATGACATAATAAAAATCTTTGACAATTTGAAATCGCAAACTTCTATGTTGTTGGAGAAAGTCACGAGTAGAATTGCAATAACAACCGATATGTGGACTTCCAATAGTAACAAAAAAGGGTTCATGACTATTACTGGTCATTTCACTGATGATTCATGGAGGCTTCAAAGTATTTTGAGATTTGCTTATGTCCCTGCTCCACATGATAAAGATGCTTTGTGTGGTGCTTTGGTTAATTGTTTGTTTGATTAGAATCTTGAACGAAAACTATCGACTATCACAGTTGATAATTGTAGCACAAATAATGCTATGATTAAAACTTTATTGGATGAGAAACTTAATAAAAAAGATTTGTTGTTGAGTGGTCGAGTATTTCATGTGAGTTGTGCTGCACATATTTTAAACTTGATTGTGCAAGAAGGGTTAAAAGTGATAGGAGATAGTATTAGCAAAGTGCGTGATAGTGTCTTGTATTTGATTGGATCAGCTGGCAAAATTGACAGGTTTGAAGAAGCAACACGTTTGGTTCACTGTTCTTGTTATAAGAAGTTGGAGTATGATTGTCCTACTAGGTGGAACTCAACATATTTAATGTTGAGAACAACTATAAAATACAAAGAGGTGTTTAACAAGTTGAGTCTAACTGACACAAATTATAAGTCGTATCCAACTGAAGAGCAATGGAGTAATGCAGAAGATGTTTCTGATAAACTCAAACTTTTTTAAGATATCACTGAACAGTTTTCAGAAACTCAATATCCAACTTCTAGTCAATACTTTACAAAAGTTTGTGAAATTAAATTAGAATTGGAAGCTTGGGTGAAAGAGCTTAATCCTTTGATTAGCGATATGACATCTGCCATGTtgttgaaatttaaaaaatattgggatgGTGTGCATATTTTGATAGGAGTAGCTTCCATCTTTGATCCACGGTACAAGATGAGGTTGGTAAAGTTCTTTATTCCACTAATTTATGGTGAAGAAGCTTCAACTAAAATTCAAGAAGTTCGATCCAATTGTTATGATCTCTTTCAAGATTATAAGAGTAAATTATCTGCTCCACATGATTCATTAGCATCTAGTTCTAGTGAAGTCACTAGTTTTACTCAGGGTGATCGGCTTTCGAGCTTTGATAGATTTGTAGCTTCAACTGGAGCTACAGTGGAGAAAAGATCAGAGTTGGATATGTACTTAGAAGAAGACCTACTACCTCGAACCCCTTCATTTGACAATTTGAGTTGGTGGAAGACAAATGGATTGAAATTTCCTACATTGCAAAAAATGGCTCGTGATCTCTTAGCCATTCCCGTGTCTAGTGTTGCTTCAGAATCGGCATTTACCACTAGTGGGAGGTTGATTAGCCCGCATCGGAGTAGACTCCACCCCACAACTTTGGAAGCTTTAATGTGTGCTCGCACGTGGTTATGGAATGACTTAAATGGTAAGTAATTTTCTCATTATTGTCTTAATAGGTATTCAATTGTTTAATACTATATTGATACATTGAACTATGCATTTTTCCTTTTAGGTTTGACTTCAACCGCTGATCAAGTTTCATGTCCCACATTGCTTGATGAAGAGGACGAGCCGAATTCAAGTGGTTTATCGCAACTATGAGACCCTTGACATGCTACTGTTTTTCCACATAGCTACTGTTTCACATAACTACTGTTTCAATTTATAGTATTTGTTTTTATTGTTATTGGTACTGTTTGAATTTAAGTATGGTTTCGGCCTACTTGTAGCAGTTAAATGTTCCATGTAAAACTCACAGTTTTTTCTTCATGGTTAATAGACTGTGTTTGTCAAGTGGTTACAACTTACAGGATTGACTGACTGTGCAAAGACATACATTTCCATGATGGGGTTCAGTAGGAATACATGTACATGTTGTCTGATGTGTGTCTAGCTAGTACGAAGTGACTATGGTTGAGTAGGAATACATGTACATGTTGTCTAATGTGTGTCTAGCTAGTACGAAGTGAATATGGTTCCTGCAAAGGCAACCTTAATCTATAAAATGAAAGTATTCTACCAAATATATACTCATCATTATAAAAATGTAATTTACACCCCTAATCTATAAAATGAAAGTATTCTACCAAATATATACTCATCATTATAAAAATGTAATTTACACCCCAGGGATAATAAACTAAGACACTTGAACATCAAGAGTATACAACAATAGACTTTTgttcaaaaatatataaaatttcttCAACTCTTGCAATGCAGACTGGCAGTCTTCCAAATCCTTTTCAGTTCCTTCATGAACTTGTATCCCTCACAGTAGCAACCCAACTCAGATTTGAAAATCTTTTTAATAGTTCTCACAACTAACTTGCAACTGTACAATGAAGATCTTGATCTTTTAGCCCAGTTGACACGACAATATTTGCAagagagagagtgtgtgtgtgcgcgcgctcGTATAACATGagactttttttttgtttctatACAAAGGTTACGATCCTAAAATTGTATGTGTATATACAAATATACTAGTACATGATTATGAAGATGGGATCTGCTCATACAATATATATAAACATAATATtacaaatttgaaaaaaaatacaaGAGAACCTAAACGGGACAGGGAGAGGCAGGGCAGGGCGGGCCAagcaatatttgaaaatattctAATAGGGCAGGGCAGGGCGGGTCAAAATATTAGCAGGTCAAGGCTTGCCCCGCCCCGCCCTAACTTGCCCTGCCCCATTTGACACCCCTAagcaactggtgctgtaatcatagcctgagaactctgtggggcacgctgtggctaagacgtctgtggaggtgcacccctcctaagtctgcgGCAATCCCtgaccatatggcatgtgtcaccatactcaaaacaagctctcggAGGTCGTGgcagctgtgactggctcgggccaagtCTGTTGGActaaccactgaaagcaccccgtgcaagaggcgcactagatactagagatgcataataaggctcctgaggtctagggagagctggaataccactggctgctagaagagctaaatgaacggtgtaactcatataacccctactatGACAAACTACAGCTGGGGAACGGTCACCAGAATAATAGCTCGACTCTCGAGGCCTCCTGGCTTCCCTCTCAtctctatcccgagcatgcataccctctactctcctagcaatgctcaccacctgctgataagagatATCTATCTTCAACtctcgagccatgctagacctgatgctaggaatgagcccctcaataagcCGGTGAACTCTCTCAtaaactgtagaaaccaaggctggtgcatgcctagccaagttaGTGAAATGGAtaacatactctgaaacagtcatagtgccctggcacaaatgctcaaactctgcacgccatgtgtccctgaggctccgagggacaaactctctcaagaacatatcaGAAAATTGAGTCAAAGTAAGGGAAGGTGCCTCagctggactgtccaactcaaaagtacgccaccactgataggctgctctTAGAAGCTGGAAGGCAgagaaagaaaccccactcgatcctgatatacccatagtgcgaaggATACAGTAGCACTCCTCCaaaaatcccagagcatcatctaatgctagaccactgaatacaggaggcttgtacttcttaaacctctcaagcctccgctgctccTCCTCTGAAGTTGCTGCCCTATCCTCAggctgaactggggctacagGTGGTACCAGTATAACCTTTGGGACCTGATCAACCTGGAtccgctgctcaggagtgcgggcggtgggagtctatactcctcccccggcctgggatgtggctgcagcaaggggaatcaaccctgcctgagctagggtggtgtacatgctcacgaactgcgcaagggtctcctgaagagctagcatagtagtagtagtaggcatatcaggtgcctggactccggctggagctGCTGGCggctcctcggtggcagctcgtgtgggtgctctggctgcaccacatgcgcgtcctcagcctctaccccggccccaacctctgacggctctagcagggggcacgggtgcctggtcatctctgaTAACATgtttcctcaccatctatgagagaatagaagatataatttcagaattttgatatcaaaaatctcgcatgacaaggaaatcaaatgaagtggaattttcctaacagttatataggatctcgtagataagtacagacgtctctgtaccgatctgcgagactctaataaatcggtttgtgattcatgactcctatgaacctagagctctgataccaacttgtcacgaccaaagttcgccctccgtgaattgtcgtgacggtacctagtctctacgactaggtaagcctaacaaattgcggaaaagGAAACGAAATACAAAACTAGCAAGAACTGCGAATAAACATAATAATAacatttaagatgccgctcgacatatacaaatacacactctCAACACTGAAttaactcccaaaacccggaatctcatgaaatcacaaactATGGATACTGCATAGCGTTCGAACTCCAGAATTTCTAATCAAAAGAAAGTATAGAAGGTCTATTACTAAAAGAGAAAATAGAGAGGGACTCATCGGTCTGCGGAcacgacagatatacctcaaagtctttgaagatcgcctcgcctcactgatagtatggctgagccgaagaacctggatctgcaaacgaaaaacatgtgcaagaaagggcatgagtacaccatagtggtacccagtaagtgtcaagcctaacctcgatcgagtagtgacgaggaaggtcagggccttacttgttatatatatatatatataacaaggtaaGAAGTATGAAATGAAGAAGTATGATTAAAGTACTAACAATCGATAAGGAATAAAAGCACAGAAAGAATATAACTCAGTACAAAGAGATAGCAatagggggatctaccaggatatagtcccgtagtcctaaacgtaaatgtgcaagtggatctaccagaataccgatctgtagtcccaaagtaaatatccagtacagggaaATCTCCGGGTgtcatcctgtagtcccaaatataaacgtGTAGGGGGGTCTCCCGAAATACTGatctatagtcccaaagtaaacatgtagaGGGATCTCCAGGAATTCCGatccgtaatcccaaagtaaacatgcagggggatcttccgggatatcgtcccatagtcccaaagtaaacaaacaacaGTATCAAGAAAGAATCTACAGTTCTATTCGTGGATAAACAAGAATTCTattctaaacatgctgcacagaatacaagtaagcagttaaagcaggtaagacaattagaataaataagcatgcttttcctaggctaaacaagaggcttcaagtataGATATTgctcaattaaaagaaaaacgcAGATATTTACTTAGTAAAAAcgggatttttcaacaattagcatgtgtacgccctcgtcacctcacgtacacgacactcatataacaacaatttcaaaatcctaaggggagttcccccacacaaggttaggcaagccacttacctcgaaccggctcaaaatcaatccaaaatcacgctcttgccacgagtatccaactccgggtggcccaaatcgaatcaaattaatatcataacgtaaatacaactacaagaaactaatttagctaatgaaatcgaagctaaggcaagaaaatagaaaaacgcccaaaaatcctccccgggcccacgtctcggaatcgggtaaaattacGAATTATGAACACACATtcactcacaagtctaaccataccaaaattactccaaTACGATACCATAAtcttgatcaaaaccccaaaattaggcctaagaacttttctcaattttccccaatttgtcaccctaaatccgaaattagatgatgaatttatgtttagattaatgggttataaatataaaggagttaggaatcattacccgcaaacttcctccgaaaatctctctaaaattcgcctcctaccgagctcccaattcaattttgtgatatgaactcaaaaccctcgattttgaaatttatgTTCTGCCTAGAcccgttcttcttcgcgaacgcgagtccattgtcgcgaatgcgatgcacaaaaATCACTGGACAGTTtttttcctctttcgcgaacgtgagggtTCACTCGCGAATGCATAGCTTACACTGGAGGACCAtgccgcgaacgcgaaggctaaaaggTCTATACCTTCACGAATGAGGGAgcatcatcgcgaacgcgaaacaCAATTAAGCTGATTCACCCAGATGCACTACGCGAATGCGAGacacctctcgcgaacgcgatgaaggttttctctacaacacaacagcagaaaatctgcaacttctctaagtccaaaaatgacccattgagcatccgaaacacacccgaggcccccgggacctcaatcaaacatgccaacaaatcctaatacatcatacgaacttagtccaaTCCtcgaatcatatcaaacaacactaaaacaaTGAATCACCATCCAATCCAAacctaaagaacttgaaatttcaagaatcctacaactgatgccgaaaccaaccaaacaaagtctgattgaccccaaattttgcacataagtcacattcaacactacgaagctgTTCCAACTTTTGgaactggattccgaccccgatatcaaaatctcactatcgatccagaaacttcaaaaattcaactttcagcatttcaagcctaaataagctacggacttctaaaacacaattcgaacacacCCTTAActctgaaatcacccaacggagctaacgggataggcggaattccattccgaggccatcttcacattgCTCCGAttatggtccaaattctaaagcttaagctctcattgagGGATTAACTGtctcaaaacactccgaaactcaacgAATCCtctcggcaactcacaatagcataaacaaacatgggaaaagcagttaataggggattagggCATTAATTCATAAAAAGATCTACTAGGTCATTACATATATTTAGGGTGGCTTGCTTCCACGTGATGGGGGAGGGGGGGCTAATCTTATCCCATTCTTTAATTATCCAAATATTAAataatctcccactaaaaattattgatttaccaattattcacataattaagaattatctcaaattacttaatatATTACttaggtatattaaggctatcccttctttccttttggcatgatctatacgacacaacgaaacgagcaaatgcacaacttccataaatgtcTTTATtaatagaagtattagaggtgcctatgttattgaattctcatatgtcttattattctattgtctgttcatgggcctcaaaaaatacgtaagttgataaagtctaTTTCTCAACAGTTGAGGTTGTATGCTACAACAGGATTAGAGTTAATTCTTAGGATTataaagagtttttgtaaatgctgttttggctcagtgattttagtggaagtttgggaaaatcaaactgagtagtaggtcatggtATTTTCAcctttgagccaggtgttttcgacataaaaatctctgtgttctttattttttgtatttattattacgcaaatagtagtagttggaacacctagaagaaccatatccttctatagttcagttaagcgaaaaatgggtaccacacaaatcaccccccctcttgtgtggactgtgagcacgtgatttttgccacacatgaattactcctacagaattccaaTAATTagatttcttcttttaattatttgttattttggggattattgtagaattttgttgattgtttgcattttcgtgtgcatgtttaattttatttaattcatgaaaaatataaaaatacgctgcatttgtatttaggatttaattttagattaaatagtaatttagtttgttttataaaatatgaaaatcaatatatatatatatatatatatatatatatatatatatatatatatatatatatatatatatatatatagttcatgttgcattttaactctttaatttttgaattttgttgcTTTTATTCTTATTTAggagttatttaatttttaagtATTAGGTTGagtttttttaaatataatttggtaggataaGTTAATTTCTAAGAGTTAAATTacgttttaattttaatttgataaaaaaaagaaaaaaaagaattttgaagttgaaaagaagaaggaaatgaacGATCAGATTTTTGGCCAATTCAATTAATTTCCCCCAAGCCCAAATAATTCTTGCCCATTACCCGTCTCCAAATCCGGCCCAGACCCGATCCACCCCGTATAACccctaaacgaccccgttttggtCACGCCTCATCACAGCCGTTGGATTTCTATCATCCAACGGCTCGGAACTGTTTTGTCCTTTACTATAATAGTGTCCGAAGAGACCAACCCCCCATCAGACCCCCCTCTCCTCATTTtgtctccccctcttaaacatcccaaaccctagccgcctatGAACCCCACGCCGCCCCACCGTGAACtaccaccggaaatcgcctcacggcggttccagTGGTCCAATCGCCCTGAAAATGACACCACAGACTCCCCTTCATCTCCCTATTCCAAATATCTACTCTTTTTTCTTCAAATCTGTCCAAGtctttttgaattttaaataaaaaaagctCGGCCAAAACTTGAACCATTACAAATCGTCTCAAATCACACCTTATGATGCTTACCCTTATCTGAACCCCAAACCACCTTTAACCCCTTTCGAATTGGCCTTGAATGCCTCGAATTTTGGATCTAGTGATGCAGAAGAATCCTAaagttcctcttcttcttcttcttttcctggTCTGCGTTTAGTCGAGTGGATTTAAAACCTCTATTAGTCGACTGTTCTTTTTAAGAACAGTAGATTAATGTTGGTCCAAAGTCCATATCACATCTCAGGAAAGTTTGGACAGTGCTCTGTTTTTGATCCAGTGTTGATTTCGATTGGGTaaacccttttctttttctttttggttgtttAATTTTGTCTTTTGTCCCTTCTATGCATGTttgatttttcctttatttttagtaGCATGTtagattttcttcttttgttttccctCTTGTGATAGTTAATTATTTCCTAACATCCGTTTCAATTAAAGCATGTGTAATTTGTTTAAGTTTAGGTGTGTTTAGTTTTTTTTATCGAATTGGATGTTCATAGCTGCTTTATTCCAGACCAATAGCTGTTCTTTTATAATTTCTTCTCCTGGACACATGGTCATCTGATTTTAGTTTTAGATTGATTGTTTAATTAGTAGTTGTTCAAACTTCTGTGCCAGAATTGCATTGATTCCATATTGATTAAGTGTTCTCTTCTTCCAGCTTTAAGTTTAGATTTTGTGATATGTTGGGTTAATTCAGGTTTTAGGTGTTCCTTATGATTGCTGTAGCTGATTAGGAAGAACAATTTAAGTGAAGATAGGCTGGGTCAAATTCAATTGACCACAGTTCTTTCTAAATTTCCATTGTTCCATTCACGATTGCTGCACCTTTTGATTTGGTTCCAAGTTGTTTGCCTTGATATGAAAATCAGTAAAACTTTGGGGCTCATTTGGACTAGAAAGTTTAGATAAAACCTGAAATAAGTGATAACTTAAAGGGGAAAAAGGATTTTTTACTTTAGCTACAAATCAGATATTTTAGGAAGGGTCTACAGTTGTCTAGTTGTTTAAAAAAATATGCTGAAAATGGGACAACTGTACCAAGGGTTGTTAAAAAGGAATGTACTATTATTCTTTAGGATAAGGAATATGCTAAAAGATGCCCTTCCTTTAGACAGCCTATATATAGCCTCTATTGCTCTGAAAAAGACAGAttttgggggggaggggggcaCATTTTTATCCGCTGTTTTCTCTGAAAAGTTCCATTTCTTCTCTAAAAACTTCAGACTCAAAAATAGctttgaaaatataaaaaatctcctGTTTTTTTTAAGTTTGAAATATGGTTTGATGGAGAAACACTCTTAGTCTTCTTTGCTGGATCTGTTGGATTTCAAGCTGGTTCTTAGTTTCTTTTTCTGAtttgagtccttggttcattttggtgttgttgctgctgtgttgCTCGGTTACTGCTGAAGTTTGGGGTCTCTAGCTCTTTTTGGCTTTCTTGACCtttatttggtcatttttcaatCAATATTTTTAGTTTCCAGGTATGTACAATGTCCATCTTGAATTAAATCAGTTTTGTGTTTAAAAATCTGCATTTGAAACTTGTTTGTTTAGCTGATTTCTGGTGTTTGGTTTGGAAATCATGATTGTTTTGGATTTAAAGATAATTAGACCATGTTTTAGTATTAGATGATTGCCAATCTTAAAACACGAAATCTGTGAAGTTTTGCTACATTCATATGTCAAAACTAACATCTTTGGATTACTAAATCAGTATGTGTATGCACTTGTGAAACCTATGTCCAAAGCTTTCCTCCTATGGCAACATAACAGGGAAGTGAATCTGACCCTTTAAATGGTCAGATTCATCCCTTAAGAGTGCATAATAATCTGGATTTTTTTAGTAGTATATGTTTATATTGTTCCCCTTCCCCTCTCTTCCCCTTTACTGAAATGGGAACCATGGAGTAAATCATGGATTGGGAATCATTGTTTGTCTATAAGGCTGACCCTCAATATGGTTAGACTTATGGACACATTGTCTTTTCCTTCTTACTCATTTTGTGTTAGGATCAACTTGGTTACATTACTCTAGTAGCATGTTGAATACTTCACTTAGCTTAAGTTCATTTAATGATTAAGAGGATGCAGAATGTTTGAATCTGAACACTTGTCTAGCAGTTGTTGCCCTTTAGTTAATGTTAAGGTTACATTGGTTCAAGACTCTTATGTAAATTAATGGCTATTATTTGCTTGTATTGGCATGTGATATGGCCATAAGGCCAAGAGGTT
Coding sequences:
- the LOC104228831 gene encoding zinc finger BED domain-containing protein DAYSLEEPER-like yields the protein MLKCPNRPRDAQNEGDTGGGYFDQDVSRKKLAHAIILHEYSLSIVDHVGFRNFVASLQPMFKMVSRNTIKNDIIKIFDNLKSQTSMLLEKVTSRIAITTDMWTSNSNKKGFMTITGHFTDDSWRLQSILRFAYVPAPHDKDALCGALVNCLFD
- the LOC138873617 gene encoding zinc finger BED domain-containing protein DAYSLEEPER-like — translated: MTSAMLLKFKKYWDGVHILIGVASIFDPRYKMRLVKFFIPLIYGEEASTKIQEVRSNCYDLFQDYKSKLSAPHDSLASSSSEVTSFTQGDRLSSFDRFVASTGATVEKRSELDMYLEEDLLPRTPSFDNLSWWKTNGLKFPTLQKMARDLLAIPVSSVASESAFTTSGRLISPHRSRLHPTTLEALMCARTWLWNDLNGLTSTADQVSCPTLLDEEDEPNSSGLSQL
- the LOC138873616 gene encoding zinc finger BED domain-containing protein RICESLEEPER 2-like; translated protein: MIKTLLDEKLNKKDLLLSGRVFHVSCAAHILNLIVQEGLKVIGDSISKVRDSVLYLIGSAGKIDRFEEATRLVHCSCYKKLEYDCPTRWNSTYLMLRTTIKYKEVFNKLSLTDTNYKSYPTEEQWSNAEDVSDKLKLF